In Streptomyces sp. RFCAC02, the following proteins share a genomic window:
- a CDS encoding NAD(P)/FAD-dependent oxidoreductase, with the protein MTSDSGTRRPRETMLIIGGGLGGLSTGVYARMNGYRTHILEMHEIPGGSCTSWDRGDFTFDWCVSWLLGSGPGNEMHEIWLELGALQGKEMRQFDVFNIVRGHGGQSVYFYSDPDRLEAHLREISPADAKQIRHFCDGLRTFRRALAVYPFLKPVGLMGRRERWRMLASFAPYFNTIRKSITELMTDYSARFSHPLLREAFNYMLYEKHADFPVLPFYFQLAAHACGSAGVPEGGSLGLARSIERRYLGLGGAITYNALVEEILVEDDRAVGVRLTDGREFRADIVVSAADGRSTVMDMLGGRYLNDTYRRLYTETIDEPGMLSPGYVSVFLGLRRAFPEGDPCTTHLLDEETAGKLVGMRHPSINVQFRSCHYPELSPENSSVIYATYFSEAAPWRELRDGPERASRTRRGGILHTLPVRHGKEYTLAKRRVRMTVEAFLDERYPGLRDAVAVRDVSTPLTQIRYTATHNGAFPGWQPFMEGGETLEVEIKKNGPVLPGLSDFYMSGVWVTVGGLIRAAAAGRQVMQFICRDDGKEFTASIDESLPLPTQRIIAVGPKATAGDDAARVPSAAGADMGTGSV; encoded by the coding sequence ATGACCAGTGACAGCGGCACCCGGCGCCCCCGGGAGACCATGCTCATCATCGGCGGCGGTCTCGGCGGCCTGTCCACCGGCGTCTACGCCCGGATGAACGGCTACCGGACGCACATCCTGGAGATGCACGAGATCCCCGGCGGGTCGTGCACCTCCTGGGACCGCGGCGACTTCACGTTCGACTGGTGCGTGAGCTGGCTCCTCGGCAGTGGCCCCGGCAACGAGATGCACGAGATCTGGCTGGAGCTCGGCGCCCTCCAGGGCAAGGAGATGCGGCAGTTCGACGTGTTCAACATCGTGCGGGGGCACGGCGGGCAGTCGGTGTACTTCTACTCCGACCCGGACCGCCTGGAGGCACACCTGCGGGAGATCTCGCCCGCGGACGCCAAACAGATCCGGCACTTCTGCGACGGACTGCGGACGTTCAGGCGCGCGCTGGCCGTCTACCCGTTCCTGAAGCCCGTGGGGCTCATGGGCCGGCGGGAGCGGTGGCGGATGCTGGCGTCGTTCGCGCCGTACTTCAACACCATCCGCAAGTCCATCACCGAGCTGATGACGGACTACTCGGCGCGGTTCAGCCACCCGCTGCTGCGCGAGGCGTTCAACTACATGCTGTACGAGAAGCACGCGGACTTCCCGGTGCTGCCGTTCTACTTCCAGCTCGCGGCGCACGCCTGCGGGTCGGCCGGGGTGCCGGAGGGCGGGTCGCTCGGCCTCGCGCGGTCCATCGAGCGGCGCTACCTCGGGCTCGGCGGCGCCATCACGTACAACGCGCTCGTCGAGGAGATCCTGGTCGAGGACGACCGCGCGGTCGGCGTGCGGCTGACGGACGGCCGGGAGTTCCGCGCGGACATCGTCGTGTCGGCGGCGGACGGCAGGTCCACGGTGATGGACATGCTGGGCGGCCGCTACCTCAACGACACCTACCGCAGGCTGTACACGGAGACGATCGACGAGCCGGGCATGCTGTCCCCCGGGTACGTCAGCGTCTTCCTCGGGCTGCGGCGCGCGTTCCCCGAGGGCGATCCGTGCACCACGCACCTCCTGGACGAGGAGACGGCCGGGAAGCTCGTGGGGATGCGCCACCCCAGCATCAACGTGCAGTTCCGGAGCTGCCATTACCCGGAGCTGTCCCCGGAGAACTCGTCCGTCATCTACGCGACGTACTTCTCCGAGGCCGCGCCGTGGCGCGAGCTGCGCGACGGTCCCGAGCGGGCCAGCCGTACGCGCCGCGGCGGCATCCTCCACACGCTGCCGGTGCGCCACGGCAAGGAGTACACGCTGGCGAAGCGGCGTGTGCGGATGACCGTCGAGGCGTTCCTCGACGAGCGCTACCCGGGGCTGCGGGACGCCGTCGCGGTGCGGGACGTGTCCACGCCGCTCACGCAGATCCGGTACACGGCGACGCACAACGGGGCGTTCCCCGGCTGGCAGCCGTTCATGGAGGGCGGCGAGACGCTGGAGGTCGAGATCAAGAAGAACGGGCCGGTGCTGCCCGGCCTGTCCGACTTCTACATGTCGGGCGTCTGGGTCACCGTCGGCGGCCTGATCCGCGCGGCGGCGGCCGGCCGGCAGGTGATGCAGTTCATCTGCCGGGACGACGGCAAGGAGTTCACGGCCTCGATCGACGAGAGCCTGCCGCTGCCGACGCAGCGGATCATCGCGGTCGGGCCGAAGGCCACGGCCGGGGACGACGCGGCGCGGGTGCCCTCCGCCGCCGGCGCCGACATGGGGACGGGGAGTGTCTGA
- a CDS encoding NADP-dependent oxidoreductase, translated as MKIRKWAIKERMAGVPDVRRLYEEVTEDIDTDLGADRMLLRTRYVSVDPYLVGLSQELPIGSHVVGDAIMEVEAAGPDAVFRPGDLVRGFGGWRTHLVSDGASWVWDGGEFPLRLPPLRRLDPARYDERLPVTTALGIMGSPGITAWGTMTKFLDVGPGDTVLISGASGTVGTLAGQLAKRAGAARLVGTTSSESKVGYLRELGFDEVVRYRHGDDTDAVHRALEAAAPDGIDRYFDNLGGAVTDAAFRMLRVHSRVAVCWQWSTTVNGDWSGPRLLPYIMFPRTTIRGVFAEEWYTDDNLAALHDEVGSLVRSGEIAWDETVVEGFENLPAAYQSLYDDPGANRGKVLVKL; from the coding sequence ATGAAGATCAGGAAATGGGCCATCAAGGAGCGCATGGCCGGTGTGCCGGACGTGCGGCGGCTGTACGAGGAGGTCACCGAGGACATCGACACCGATCTCGGTGCCGACCGGATGCTGCTGCGCACCCGCTACGTCTCGGTGGACCCCTATCTCGTGGGTCTCTCGCAGGAGCTGCCGATCGGCAGCCATGTCGTCGGTGACGCGATCATGGAGGTGGAGGCGGCCGGTCCCGACGCGGTGTTCCGGCCGGGCGACCTGGTGCGCGGTTTCGGTGGGTGGCGCACCCACCTGGTGAGCGACGGCGCCTCGTGGGTGTGGGACGGCGGGGAGTTCCCGCTGCGCCTGCCGCCGCTGCGCAGGCTCGACCCCGCGCGCTACGACGAGCGGCTGCCGGTCACGACGGCGCTCGGCATCATGGGCAGCCCCGGCATCACGGCGTGGGGCACGATGACGAAGTTCCTCGACGTCGGGCCGGGCGACACGGTGCTGATCAGCGGCGCGTCCGGGACCGTCGGCACGCTCGCGGGGCAGCTCGCGAAGCGCGCGGGCGCGGCCCGGCTGGTCGGCACGACGAGTTCGGAGAGCAAGGTCGGCTACCTGCGGGAGCTGGGCTTCGACGAGGTCGTGCGCTACCGCCACGGGGACGACACGGACGCCGTGCACCGCGCCCTCGAAGCCGCCGCTCCCGACGGGATCGACCGCTACTTCGACAACCTGGGCGGCGCGGTGACGGACGCGGCGTTCCGGATGCTGCGGGTGCACAGCCGGGTGGCGGTGTGCTGGCAGTGGTCCACGACGGTGAACGGCGACTGGTCCGGGCCGCGGCTGCTGCCGTACATCATGTTCCCGAGGACGACGATCAGGGGCGTCTTCGCCGAGGAGTGGTACACCGACGACAATCTCGCGGCGCTCCACGACGAGGTGGGCTCGCTGGTGCGGTCCGGCGAGATCGCCTGGGACGAGACGGTCGTCGAGGGCTTCGAGAACCTCCCGGCGGCCTACCAGAGCCTGTACGACGACCCGGGGGCCAACCGCGGCAAGGTGCTGGTGAAGCTGTAG
- a CDS encoding cytochrome P450 — translation MPQCPEPLAFPFPDTAAKLAPHPRYAELRERPLVRVRMPYGDDTWLATRHADVRQVLSDPRFSMVPARGQDQPRVRPGARAGDGLFSLDPPEHSEVRAVIGRHFTPRRLEGLAERVRAMANGLFDRMAETGSPADFFAAYARPLPTMVICDLLGVAADRHEWIWDWANGIMNNTTTPDEMAARYGDFLAFLRGEADRRRTHPGDDLLTTLVQALDAGRITERRFHALVADLIGAGFVTTAAQLANFLLTLFEHPDQLALLRDDPRRADAAVEELMRFVPVLSSISLPRYATEDVELGGVTVSAGDPIIVSLVAANHDPSVHPDPGRLDIERETVAHLGFGHGPHYCIGAQLARIEMRVSLELLFTRFPAVKPACDLAELPWLSGFLINCPEELPIAW, via the coding sequence ATGCCCCAGTGCCCCGAACCCCTCGCCTTCCCCTTCCCCGACACCGCGGCGAAGCTCGCCCCGCACCCCCGTTACGCCGAGCTGAGGGAGCGCCCGCTGGTCCGGGTGCGCATGCCCTACGGTGACGACACCTGGCTGGCCACCCGCCACGCCGACGTGCGCCAGGTGCTCTCCGACCCGCGGTTCAGCATGGTCCCCGCCCGCGGCCAGGACCAGCCCCGCGTCCGCCCCGGAGCACGGGCCGGCGACGGCCTGTTCTCCCTCGACCCGCCCGAGCACTCCGAGGTCCGCGCCGTCATCGGCCGGCACTTCACCCCCCGCCGCCTCGAAGGGCTCGCCGAACGCGTCCGCGCCATGGCGAACGGGCTGTTCGACCGCATGGCGGAGACCGGCTCGCCGGCCGACTTCTTCGCCGCGTACGCCCGCCCGCTGCCCACCATGGTGATCTGCGACCTGCTCGGCGTCGCCGCCGACCGGCACGAGTGGATCTGGGACTGGGCCAACGGCATCATGAACAACACCACCACACCCGACGAGATGGCGGCCCGGTACGGCGACTTCCTCGCCTTTCTGCGCGGCGAGGCCGACCGGCGCCGCACCCACCCCGGCGACGACCTCCTCACCACCCTCGTCCAGGCACTGGACGCCGGCCGCATCACGGAACGGCGCTTCCACGCCCTGGTCGCCGACCTCATCGGCGCGGGCTTCGTCACCACCGCGGCGCAGCTCGCCAACTTCCTCCTCACCCTCTTCGAACACCCCGACCAGCTCGCCCTCCTGCGCGACGACCCGCGCCGCGCCGACGCCGCCGTCGAGGAGCTGATGCGCTTCGTCCCGGTGCTCAGCAGCATCTCGCTGCCCCGCTACGCGACGGAGGACGTCGAACTGGGCGGGGTCACCGTCTCTGCGGGGGACCCGATCATCGTCTCGCTCGTCGCGGCCAACCACGACCCGTCCGTCCACCCCGACCCGGGCCGCCTCGACATCGAACGGGAGACCGTCGCCCACCTCGGCTTCGGGCACGGCCCGCACTACTGCATCGGCGCCCAGCTCGCCCGCATCGAGATGCGCGTCAGCCTCGAACTCCTCTTCACCCGCTTCCCCGCGGTCAAGCCGGCCTGCGACCTCGCCGAACTGCCCTGGCTGAGCGGCTTCCTCATCAACTGCCCCGAGGAACTGCCCATCGCCTGGTGA
- a CDS encoding alpha/beta fold hydrolase, producing MNAAEFAAAQWTRATGAGVDPHEYRRVTGGLASVADWEPSFLRTGHAHVRRAANAGSSVSAGGHLLMAARWFHLATLAPHAEAHRGAAEADHALEAALALLEPGARRVSGEGFTGWLRGPSDAPGTVLVVPGLDSAKEEFIDLASALLARGLAVFAMDGPGQGVLAAGTTLRPDYERVVARVVDTLGVARVGLVGMSLGGYFAARAAALEPRVAAVATVSGPHRLDWARLPPPVRDLMARRTGGAEAAPEFARHVDLSALASRIAAPLLVVDGGRDVIPGVTNGEPLARSAPHGTYLSVPHGDHLLGNARPDWLPRLADHLAHALAGTPA from the coding sequence GTGAACGCCGCCGAGTTCGCCGCCGCCCAGTGGACACGCGCCACCGGCGCGGGCGTGGACCCGCACGAGTACCGGCGCGTCACCGGCGGTCTCGCCTCCGTCGCCGACTGGGAGCCGTCCTTCCTGCGCACGGGACACGCTCACGTCCGGCGCGCCGCGAACGCGGGATCGTCCGTCTCGGCGGGTGGGCATCTGCTGATGGCGGCCCGGTGGTTCCACCTGGCCACCCTGGCACCGCACGCGGAGGCGCACCGTGGTGCCGCCGAGGCGGATCACGCCCTGGAGGCGGCCCTCGCCCTGCTGGAGCCGGGTGCGCGGCGGGTGAGCGGCGAGGGGTTCACCGGCTGGCTGCGCGGCCCGTCCGACGCGCCGGGAACCGTGCTCGTCGTCCCCGGCCTCGACTCGGCCAAGGAGGAGTTCATCGATCTCGCGTCGGCGCTGCTGGCCAGAGGGCTGGCCGTGTTCGCGATGGACGGGCCGGGACAGGGCGTGCTGGCGGCCGGCACGACCCTGCGACCGGACTACGAGCGCGTCGTGGCCCGGGTCGTCGACACCCTCGGCGTCGCGCGCGTCGGGCTCGTCGGCATGAGCCTGGGCGGCTACTTCGCGGCCAGGGCCGCCGCGCTCGAACCCCGCGTGGCGGCTGTCGCCACCGTCAGCGGTCCCCACCGCCTCGACTGGGCGCGACTCCCCCCGCCGGTACGGGACCTCATGGCCCGCCGCACCGGAGGCGCGGAGGCCGCCCCCGAGTTCGCGCGCCACGTGGACCTGTCCGCCCTCGCGTCCCGCATCGCGGCCCCGCTGCTCGTCGTGGACGGAGGCCGGGACGTCATCCCCGGCGTGACGAACGGCGAGCCCCTGGCCCGGTCGGCGCCGCACGGCACCTACCTGTCCGTCCCGCACGGCGACCACCTCCTCGGCAACGCGCGACCGGACTGGCTGCCCCGCCTCGCCGACCACCTGGCACACGCCCTGGCGGGTACGCCGGCGTGA
- a CDS encoding zinc-binding dehydrogenase — protein sequence MQRLIPTGDAARPVAFTEVPQPVPEPGEALVKVEAFAPNRGETFLLEHPSPGLLPGKDIAGLVVQAAADGSGPDTGTRVVGHPAQGGWAEYAAVPTHSLAVLPDGIDSARAAALPLAGITALRLLATAGSPAGRRILLTGASGGVGHYVTELAVGAGADLTAVTATPARGERLAELGAEVVHDVAEARGPFDVVLESTGGADLPLALSKVRPGGTLVWFGQASRTPVSLDFFRLLDGPERVTIRHFHYAGAPYGPDLSALVRLVDQGRLHPEIGRVTDWGRTAGTLVDLRERRIRGKAVLLVGGGR from the coding sequence ATGCAAAGACTGATCCCCACGGGGGACGCGGCCCGCCCGGTCGCCTTCACCGAGGTCCCCCAGCCCGTGCCGGAGCCCGGTGAGGCACTGGTCAAGGTCGAGGCGTTCGCACCGAACCGCGGCGAGACGTTCCTCCTCGAACACCCCAGCCCCGGCCTGCTGCCCGGCAAGGACATCGCGGGCCTCGTCGTACAGGCGGCGGCCGACGGTTCGGGACCGGACACCGGCACCCGCGTGGTCGGACACCCCGCCCAGGGCGGCTGGGCCGAGTACGCCGCCGTGCCCACGCACTCGCTCGCCGTGCTCCCGGACGGCATCGACAGCGCACGGGCCGCGGCCCTGCCCCTGGCCGGGATCACCGCCCTGCGACTGCTGGCCACGGCCGGTTCCCCGGCCGGCCGGCGGATCCTGCTGACCGGCGCCTCGGGCGGCGTCGGACACTACGTCACCGAGCTGGCCGTCGGTGCCGGAGCGGACCTGACCGCCGTGACGGCCACCCCGGCGCGCGGCGAGCGGCTCGCGGAACTGGGCGCCGAGGTGGTGCACGACGTCGCGGAGGCCCGGGGACCGTTCGATGTCGTACTGGAGTCCACGGGCGGCGCAGACCTGCCGCTCGCCCTGTCGAAGGTGCGCCCGGGCGGCACGCTCGTCTGGTTCGGCCAGGCGAGCCGCACCCCGGTCAGCCTCGACTTCTTCCGGCTCCTCGACGGCCCCGAGCGCGTCACGATCCGGCACTTCCACTACGCGGGCGCCCCGTACGGCCCGGACCTCTCCGCCCTGGTGCGGCTCGTGGACCAGGGCCGCCTGCACCCGGAGATCGGCCGCGTCACCGACTGGGGGCGGACCGCCGGCACCCTGGTCGACCTGCGGGAGCGCCGGATACGCGGCAAGGCCGTGCTGCTGGTCGGAGGAGGACGGTGA
- a CDS encoding LysR family transcriptional regulator — translation MDLDIAQVRAFLHTADELHFGRAAGRLAVSQQALSKRIARLETGLGTALFHRGGSGVRLTDAGRRFLAPARRAVAAADAAVAAAVGGDRPLRVDVWGHLYAPMRTLAEVAGRAGPLVSGHGRDLASVTTALLRGDIDAALGRVHPPLPAGLAHRLVRLEPVDAVLSAAHPLAAEPALRPAELRGSVLWAPGALDRLDFLHRFADRFGVRDTATSVNLGLGHFLAEVVADPRRFSLVPADVPLPEVPGLRSVPLVDPTPLYAWSLLWRSGDGHPGLSRLTAACAEQAGRRRWLEYDPAGDWLPEPPADASAPAPR, via the coding sequence GTGGATCTCGACATCGCGCAGGTGCGTGCCTTCCTGCACACCGCCGATGAGCTGCACTTCGGGCGGGCCGCGGGCAGGCTCGCCGTCTCCCAGCAGGCGCTGTCCAAGAGGATCGCCCGGCTGGAGACCGGGCTCGGCACCGCACTCTTCCACCGCGGCGGCAGCGGGGTGCGCCTGACCGACGCCGGGCGGCGGTTCCTCGCGCCGGCCCGGCGGGCCGTGGCCGCCGCCGACGCCGCCGTCGCGGCGGCCGTCGGCGGGGACCGGCCCCTGCGCGTGGACGTCTGGGGGCACCTGTACGCCCCGATGCGGACGCTGGCCGAGGTAGCCGGGCGGGCCGGCCCCCTCGTGTCGGGGCACGGGCGCGATCTCGCGTCGGTGACGACGGCTCTGCTGCGCGGCGACATCGACGCGGCCCTCGGCCGGGTCCACCCCCCGCTGCCCGCCGGACTCGCGCACCGCCTCGTCCGCCTGGAACCGGTGGACGCGGTGCTGAGCGCCGCCCATCCGCTCGCGGCCGAACCGGCGCTGCGGCCGGCGGAGTTGCGCGGGAGCGTGCTGTGGGCGCCCGGTGCGCTGGACCGGCTCGACTTCCTCCACCGGTTCGCCGACCGGTTCGGCGTGCGGGACACGGCGACGAGCGTCAACCTCGGGCTCGGCCACTTCCTCGCCGAGGTGGTGGCGGACCCGCGGCGCTTCTCCCTGGTGCCCGCCGATGTGCCGCTGCCGGAGGTCCCCGGGCTGCGCTCTGTCCCCCTGGTCGATCCCACGCCGCTGTACGCCTGGTCCCTGCTGTGGCGTTCGGGGGACGGGCACCCGGGGCTGAGCCGGCTCACCGCCGCCTGCGCCGAGCAGGCGGGGCGCAGGCGATGGCTGGAGTACGACCCGGCCGGCGACTGGCTGCCGGAACCGCCCGCGGATGCTTCGGCACCCGCACCGCGCTGA
- a CDS encoding SGNH/GDSL hydrolase family protein → MPLRLPPTATILFQGDSITDAGRTGQIGDGLGDGYAAAATALLRERHPDAAPVVLNRGIGGSRITDLRARWEEDAVALKPDLVSVLIGINDTWRRYDQGETTATGVWEADYRHLLTRLRDATGARLLLVEPFVVPVTAAQWDWREDLDPRIHAVRRLAAEFDAALLAADGLLNQAARTAGDPARIAADGVHPTPLGHRVLAEAWADLVRLDAE, encoded by the coding sequence ATGCCCCTGCGCCTGCCCCCGACCGCCACCATCCTCTTCCAGGGCGACAGCATCACCGACGCCGGCCGCACGGGCCAGATCGGCGACGGCCTCGGGGACGGCTACGCCGCGGCGGCCACCGCCCTCCTGCGCGAGCGCCACCCGGACGCGGCCCCCGTCGTCCTCAACCGGGGCATCGGCGGCAGCCGCATCACCGACCTCCGCGCCCGCTGGGAGGAGGACGCCGTCGCGCTCAAGCCCGACCTGGTGTCCGTCCTCATCGGCATCAACGACACCTGGCGCCGCTACGACCAGGGCGAGACGACGGCCACCGGGGTGTGGGAGGCCGACTACCGGCACCTCCTCACCCGGCTCCGGGACGCGACGGGCGCGCGCCTGCTGCTCGTCGAACCGTTCGTCGTCCCCGTCACGGCCGCGCAGTGGGACTGGCGCGAGGACCTCGACCCGCGCATCCACGCCGTGCGGCGGCTCGCCGCGGAGTTCGACGCCGCGCTGCTCGCCGCCGACGGGCTGCTCAACCAGGCCGCCCGGACCGCCGGCGACCCCGCCCGCATCGCGGCGGACGGCGTGCACCCCACGCCCCTCGGCCACCGCGTCCTCGCCGAGGCGTGGGCCGACCTGGTGCGCCTCGACGCGGAGTGA
- a CDS encoding GMC family oxidoreductase: protein MSGSEAGGVVRSGEARLRALVEAVVPADDRPSAVEAGGLGFLARVLAQRPDWEPRVARVLERVGAGAEERYGRPFEDPELGAADRAAVLDGLLGDADYVWFAQLVNGGHYADEGNGGNAGNASWDAVGWRPGLPPAAAGDGHRDAVVTPDGLAARYDVVVVGSGAGGGAAACRLAEAGRSVLVVEAGSWPATGDLARDHLRNPRAYWDLGSLAGPGDEGNPRVLATDGGRVVLRPSDGRWSNNAMTLGGGTRVYGAQAWRFGPDDFRMASRYGVPEGSTLADWPFGYEELAPYYEQAEWEIGVSGGPDDGPYAGRRARPLPMPPLPTGRAYDVLRAGAGKLGLSTVDTPLLVNSVPYLGRPACAQCSLCVGFACTVDAKNGSHNTLLARAFASGNCRVLLEATAARLLTSPGGRITGVAVTGLRDGRQWHAEVAAGEVVLAAGAVETARLLLNSAHDAEPHGVGNNADQVGRHLQGHLYASATGVFDDPVEDLIGPGPSIATADHRQDNAGIVGGGIVVKEFVPTPASTYRNLVDAGLIPVHGLAAKRGMRELAPRTMRLAGPVQEVTTAGARVRVDPGTRDRLGLPVAVLSGAPHAEDLRAQAFLAERCAEWLTASGARRVVTSRPSGTGHGPSAGQHQAGTCRMGTDPARSVTDPFGRVWGHDNLRVADGSLHVTNGGVNPVLSIFANALRVAAHMTAS, encoded by the coding sequence ATGTCAGGCAGTGAGGCGGGCGGTGTCGTCCGTTCCGGGGAGGCGCGGTTGCGGGCGCTGGTGGAGGCCGTCGTGCCGGCGGACGACCGGCCGTCCGCCGTGGAGGCGGGCGGACTCGGGTTCCTGGCGCGGGTGCTGGCGCAGCGGCCCGACTGGGAGCCGCGCGTCGCGCGGGTGCTGGAGCGGGTGGGCGCCGGCGCCGAGGAGCGGTACGGGCGGCCGTTCGAGGACCCGGAGCTCGGCGCGGCGGACCGCGCCGCCGTTCTCGACGGGCTGCTCGGCGACGCCGACTACGTGTGGTTCGCGCAGCTCGTGAACGGCGGTCACTACGCGGACGAGGGCAACGGCGGCAACGCGGGCAACGCCTCGTGGGACGCGGTCGGCTGGCGGCCCGGCCTGCCGCCGGCCGCCGCCGGTGACGGGCACCGCGACGCCGTGGTGACGCCGGACGGCCTCGCCGCGCGGTACGACGTCGTCGTCGTGGGGTCGGGCGCGGGCGGGGGCGCGGCGGCCTGCCGGCTCGCGGAGGCCGGGCGGTCGGTGCTGGTGGTGGAGGCCGGTTCCTGGCCGGCCACCGGCGACCTGGCGCGCGACCACCTGCGGAACCCGCGCGCCTACTGGGACCTCGGGTCCCTCGCGGGCCCCGGGGACGAGGGCAATCCGCGTGTCCTCGCGACGGACGGCGGCCGCGTCGTGCTGCGCCCGTCCGACGGCCGGTGGAGCAACAACGCGATGACGCTCGGCGGCGGCACCCGGGTGTACGGGGCGCAGGCGTGGCGGTTCGGCCCGGACGACTTCCGGATGGCGTCGCGCTACGGCGTGCCGGAGGGCAGCACGCTCGCGGACTGGCCCTTCGGGTACGAGGAGCTGGCGCCGTACTACGAGCAGGCCGAGTGGGAGATCGGTGTGAGCGGCGGCCCCGACGACGGTCCGTACGCGGGGCGCCGTGCCCGTCCGCTGCCCATGCCGCCGCTTCCCACGGGCCGCGCGTACGACGTGCTGCGGGCGGGCGCCGGGAAGCTCGGGCTGTCCACGGTGGACACGCCGCTGCTCGTGAACTCGGTCCCCTACCTCGGCCGGCCCGCGTGTGCCCAGTGCTCGCTGTGCGTGGGGTTCGCGTGCACGGTGGACGCGAAGAACGGCAGCCACAACACGCTGCTGGCGCGTGCCTTCGCCTCGGGGAACTGCCGTGTCCTGCTGGAGGCGACGGCCGCGCGGCTGCTCACCTCGCCCGGCGGGCGGATCACGGGCGTGGCCGTCACCGGGCTGCGGGACGGGCGGCAGTGGCACGCCGAGGTCGCGGCGGGCGAGGTGGTCCTCGCGGCCGGCGCGGTGGAGACGGCCCGGCTGCTGCTGAACTCGGCGCACGACGCGGAGCCCCACGGCGTCGGCAACAACGCCGACCAGGTGGGGCGCCACCTCCAGGGCCACCTGTACGCCTCGGCGACGGGCGTCTTCGACGACCCGGTGGAGGACCTGATCGGCCCGGGTCCCTCCATCGCGACGGCCGACCACCGGCAGGACAACGCGGGGATCGTCGGCGGCGGCATCGTCGTCAAGGAGTTCGTGCCGACGCCGGCGAGCACCTACCGGAACCTGGTGGACGCGGGGCTGATACCCGTGCACGGGCTCGCGGCCAAGCGCGGCATGCGGGAGCTGGCGCCGCGGACGATGCGGCTGGCCGGTCCCGTGCAGGAGGTGACGACGGCGGGGGCGCGGGTGCGCGTCGATCCGGGGACGCGGGACCGTCTCGGGCTGCCGGTCGCGGTCCTCTCCGGCGCGCCGCACGCGGAGGACCTGCGGGCGCAGGCGTTCCTGGCCGAGCGGTGCGCCGAGTGGCTCACGGCCTCCGGCGCGCGGCGGGTCGTCACCTCGCGGCCGTCCGGCACGGGGCACGGCCCGAGCGCGGGGCAGCACCAGGCGGGCACCTGCCGCATGGGCACGGACCCGGCCCGTTCGGTCACCGACCCGTTCGGCCGGGTGTGGGGGCACGACAACCTGCGGGTCGCCGACGGGTCCCTGCACGTCACCAACGGGGGCGTCAACCCGGTGCTGTCCATCTTCGCCAACGCGCTGCGGGTCGCGGCCCACATGACGGCGTCCTGA